The proteins below come from a single Salvelinus alpinus chromosome 18, SLU_Salpinus.1, whole genome shotgun sequence genomic window:
- the LOC139544659 gene encoding uncharacterized protein has protein sequence MLRVPAHLRERALGMLQGGMRTADVSRAINCNVRTVRRLRQRYRETGWTADCPRSGRPSVTTPAQDRYTRTSHLRYRYRMATKTARVTPGTHNPSISAQTVRNRLKEPGLKACGPVGRQVQTRHHRQQRRLWAQTHRRWTKQDWQKVLFTDEPVRWSGIDLEVKGPSWSGAVCHSIIGLSLLSLQAISTLCVTGKISSSLMWYPSCRL, from the exons atgctcagggtccctgctcatctgcgtgaacgtgccttaggcatgctgcaaggaggcatgaggactgcagatgtgtccagggcaataaattgcaatgtccgtactgtgagacgcctaagacagcgctacagggagacaggatggacagctgattgtcctcgcagtggcagaccaagtgtaacaacacctgcacaggatcggtacacacgaacatcacacctgcggtacaggtacaggatggcaacaaaaactgcccgagttacaccaggaacgcacaatccctccatcagtgctcagactgtccgcaataggctgaaagaGCCTGGACTGAAAGCTTGTGGGCCTGTTGGAAGGCAGGTCcagaccagacatcaccggcaacaacgtcgcctatgggcacaaactcaccgccgctggaccaaacaggactggcaaaaagtgctcttcactgacga gcctgtacgctggagtgggatcgatttggaggtgaagggtccgtcatggtctggggcggtgtgtcacagcatcatcggactgagcttgttgtcattgcaggcaatctcaacgctgtgcgttacagggaagatatcctcctccctcatgtggtacccttcctgcaggctc